A genomic region of Catalinimonas niigatensis contains the following coding sequences:
- a CDS encoding ABC transporter permease, producing MKNTVPPRWADRLLESFCPSSLLEEVQGDLHELYSIWAEEQGLGKARWLYVFHALKFFKPFVLRKNQHYSLNNTPMFKNYFKVGIRNILRYKVFSFINVFGLAVAMSVCMLIILMLADQKSYDQFHAKKDRIYRILSNPKDAKSVSATTPVPLAASLKSDYPIIETSTHLIQGLRGEAIHDQKMAEIKGYFADSSFFQIFSFGLEKGNPATALNAPNAMVISQEMAEQLFRTQDPIGKTVEFIDQGETTPVSWGLFTVSGVMASEYKTHLEFDVLVSASSLPLLYAEEKIADLTNNWSSYSSAYTYALLYPEHSQEDLEALLAPLAEQKIASLEEQKGFRLNAQALTSITPGPILNNESRMSLPLMAYYILGGLALIIMLSACLNYTNLSIARALTRAKEIGVRKVTGARKTDLMYQFLSESILMTLLALAFAILLLVVLKPAFMSLWVNQYLHFDLQENFSVYLIFLGFALLIGLFAGIYPALHLSGFRPAKVLKNLESMQAGKLGMRKVLSSFQLIISMFFIVTSLLIYKQFKHYLAFDYGFTSEQVVNVPLQGNPYELVVNELSSVAGVASISASEYIPATGYNNGAELRKVNSEEDYTHFISLPVNEDFITNLDIELVAGSNLPETATGSDHLILVNESAVKALGYEYPAEIVGVVFDSKWGEKDLEVIGVVKDFRIDLPMFNDRTRPTLMQNLPNAFRYANIKIASGNLVATLDQLEETWKKIDPVHPFEYEFYNQQLASTHQGILDVVSIIGFIAFLAITIACLGMLGMATYTVERRIKEVGIRKVLGAENLNIALLLSRSFMITLLISIGIAAPLSYFLNNFLLQFFANRVEFGFGIIFTGSLILLVLGGITIGSQTFRAARQNPVDTLRSE from the coding sequence ATGAAAAACACTGTACCACCCCGCTGGGCAGACCGGCTACTGGAAAGCTTCTGTCCTTCGTCACTTCTGGAAGAAGTGCAGGGTGATTTGCATGAGTTGTATAGTATATGGGCAGAAGAACAGGGCCTAGGAAAAGCCAGATGGCTCTATGTTTTTCATGCACTCAAATTTTTCAAGCCCTTTGTTTTAAGAAAAAATCAACATTATTCCCTTAACAACACTCCTATGTTTAAAAATTATTTCAAGGTAGGCATCAGGAATATCCTCAGATACAAGGTATTCTCCTTTATCAATGTGTTTGGTCTGGCAGTAGCCATGTCCGTCTGTATGCTGATCATCCTCATGCTGGCTGATCAGAAAAGCTACGATCAGTTCCATGCAAAAAAAGACCGCATCTACCGTATCCTCTCCAATCCTAAGGATGCCAAGTCCGTGTCTGCCACCACGCCTGTGCCTCTGGCCGCTAGTCTCAAAAGTGATTATCCGATCATTGAAACTTCCACTCATCTGATTCAGGGACTCAGGGGCGAGGCCATCCATGATCAGAAGATGGCCGAGATCAAGGGCTACTTTGCTGATTCCTCTTTCTTTCAGATATTTAGTTTTGGGCTGGAAAAGGGGAATCCAGCTACTGCCCTCAATGCGCCCAATGCTATGGTGATCAGCCAGGAGATGGCGGAGCAGCTATTCAGAACGCAAGATCCTATCGGTAAAACTGTAGAATTTATAGACCAGGGTGAAACCACGCCCGTTTCCTGGGGACTGTTTACCGTCAGCGGAGTGATGGCCAGTGAGTATAAAACGCACCTGGAGTTTGATGTGCTGGTCTCTGCCTCCTCACTTCCTTTATTGTATGCAGAAGAGAAAATCGCTGACCTTACAAACAATTGGTCTAGTTATTCCAGTGCCTATACCTATGCCTTGCTGTATCCTGAACACAGCCAGGAAGATTTGGAAGCCCTACTCGCTCCGCTTGCCGAACAAAAAATTGCCAGCCTTGAAGAACAGAAAGGTTTTCGGTTAAATGCACAGGCCCTAACCAGCATTACACCCGGCCCCATTCTGAACAATGAATCCCGCATGAGCTTACCGCTGATGGCTTATTATATCCTGGGAGGTTTGGCGCTAATCATCATGTTATCGGCCTGCCTGAATTATACCAATTTATCCATAGCCCGAGCACTGACCCGTGCCAAAGAAATCGGGGTACGCAAAGTAACCGGTGCGAGAAAAACAGACCTCATGTATCAGTTTTTGAGCGAATCCATCCTCATGACTTTGCTTGCACTGGCATTCGCTATTTTGCTACTCGTGGTACTGAAACCTGCTTTTATGAGCTTGTGGGTCAATCAGTACTTACATTTTGATCTACAGGAAAATTTTTCAGTGTACCTTATTTTCTTAGGCTTTGCCCTACTCATTGGCCTGTTTGCCGGAATATATCCAGCCTTACACCTGTCTGGGTTTCGCCCTGCCAAAGTGCTCAAAAACTTGGAAAGCATGCAGGCCGGGAAGCTGGGCATGAGAAAAGTATTGAGCAGCTTTCAGTTGATCATCTCTATGTTCTTCATCGTCACCTCGTTGTTGATTTACAAACAGTTCAAACACTACCTCGCCTTTGACTACGGATTTACTTCCGAGCAGGTCGTTAATGTTCCACTACAGGGCAATCCCTATGAACTGGTCGTCAATGAGCTCAGTTCCGTAGCGGGAGTAGCCTCTATTTCCGCCAGTGAATACATTCCTGCCACAGGGTATAACAATGGTGCGGAATTAAGAAAAGTAAACAGTGAAGAGGATTATACTCACTTCATCTCCTTACCGGTAAATGAAGATTTTATTACAAACCTGGATATAGAACTGGTGGCAGGCAGCAATCTGCCCGAGACAGCAACAGGTTCTGATCATCTGATTCTGGTCAATGAGTCGGCAGTCAAAGCTTTAGGTTACGAATATCCTGCTGAAATCGTCGGTGTAGTGTTTGATTCCAAATGGGGAGAAAAGGATCTGGAAGTCATAGGGGTAGTCAAAGATTTTCGTATTGATCTGCCCATGTTCAACGATAGGACACGTCCTACGCTGATGCAAAACCTGCCCAATGCATTCAGATATGCCAATATAAAAATTGCTTCCGGCAATCTGGTCGCTACACTGGATCAGTTGGAAGAAACCTGGAAGAAAATTGATCCGGTGCATCCCTTTGAGTATGAGTTTTACAATCAGCAACTGGCTTCTACCCATCAGGGTATACTGGATGTGGTCTCCATCATTGGTTTCATCGCTTTTCTGGCCATCACCATCGCCTGTCTGGGCATGCTGGGCATGGCTACCTATACCGTAGAGAGAAGGATCAAAGAAGTAGGCATACGGAAGGTACTAGGGGCAGAAAATCTCAATATCGCTTTGCTGCTCTCCAGGTCATTCATGATCACACTTCTGATTTCTATCGGTATTGCTGCACCGCTGAGCTATTTTCTCAATAATTTTTTGTTGCAGTTTTTTGCCAACCGAGTAGAGTTCGGCTTCGGAATCATTTTTACAGGTTCGCTGATACTGCTGGTGTTGGGAGGCATTACCATAGGTTCACAAACCTTCAGGGCTGCACGACAAAATCCGGTGGATACCTTAAGAAGTGAATGA
- a CDS encoding rhomboid family intramembrane serine protease: MDSVTIILIVITVAASLYAWNKPEVMYQWIFNPYAVNTKKEYWRFITSGLIHQDYMHLFFNMFTLYFFGSVIEQYYTYLFGDTTGILLYVGMYLVAIVISDVSTYIKHRNDPSYNSLGASGGVSAVVLSAIMFDPTSNLYLFAIIPIPGFVFGALFIFYSYYSSRQTRGSINHDAHLYGALFGLIFTIIIEPNVVSHFISEVSKFSFF; this comes from the coding sequence ATGGACTCAGTTACTATTATACTTATTGTGATTACCGTAGCAGCCAGCCTCTATGCATGGAATAAACCGGAAGTCATGTATCAATGGATTTTTAATCCTTATGCGGTAAATACCAAAAAGGAATACTGGCGCTTTATCACCTCCGGTCTCATCCACCAGGACTATATGCACCTCTTTTTCAATATGTTCACGCTTTACTTTTTTGGAAGCGTGATTGAGCAGTACTATACTTATCTGTTTGGAGACACCACCGGCATATTGCTCTATGTAGGGATGTATCTGGTGGCCATTGTGATTTCAGATGTCTCCACCTACATCAAGCATAGAAATGATCCATCTTACAACTCCCTGGGAGCCTCAGGAGGGGTGTCGGCAGTGGTTCTTAGTGCGATTATGTTTGATCCTACCAGTAATCTTTACCTCTTTGCCATCATCCCTATTCCCGGTTTTGTTTTTGGGGCCTTATTCATATTTTATTCTTACTACAGCTCACGGCAAACGCGTGGCAGTATCAATCACGATGCCCACTTGTACGGAGCTCTTTTCGGCCTGATTTTTACCATCATCATTGAGCCAAATGTCGTCAGTCACTTTATCTCGGAAGTCTCTAAGTTTAGCTTCTTTTAG
- a CDS encoding Uma2 family endonuclease, with protein MLDKIVLKGKEMQMSDDEFFSFCQANPSLNIERNAKREIIIMSPTNSSTGSISLKIGHQLESWNEQHGSGITFDSSTGFTLPDQSVMSPDASWLSLAKWQQLTQAQKEKFAPVCPEFIVELKSKSDRLNDLQAKMESWLQNGAQLAWLIVPEEERVYIYESGQIVRQHQGFQTQLSADPVLPGFQLDLAKLKVP; from the coding sequence ATGCTGGATAAAATCGTACTCAAAGGGAAAGAAATGCAGATGAGCGATGATGAGTTCTTCAGCTTCTGCCAGGCCAATCCCAGTCTTAACATTGAGAGAAACGCAAAACGAGAAATCATCATCATGTCGCCTACTAATTCAAGTACCGGTTCAATCAGTTTAAAGATTGGACATCAACTGGAATCCTGGAATGAACAACATGGTTCAGGAATTACTTTCGATTCCTCCACCGGCTTTACTTTGCCTGATCAGTCGGTGATGTCGCCGGATGCTTCATGGCTATCGCTGGCCAAATGGCAGCAACTTACTCAGGCTCAGAAAGAGAAGTTTGCCCCTGTATGTCCGGAATTCATTGTAGAACTCAAATCTAAAAGTGATAGATTAAATGACCTGCAGGCAAAGATGGAAAGCTGGCTACAGAACGGAGCACAACTGGCCTGGCTGATCGTCCCTGAAGAAGAAAGGGTTTATATTTATGAGTCCGGACAGATAGTACGTCAGCATCAGGGCTTTCAAACCCAACTTTCAGCTGATCCGGTCTTGCCTGGTTTTCAATTGGATTTGGCTAAACTGAAAGTGCCTTAG
- a CDS encoding HepT-like ribonuclease domain-containing protein, whose translation MIFLEMIQRPDLLLSKQLEIIGEAAYHLTKEKYSEVQWQPIIALRHILVHEYYGI comes from the coding sequence ATGATTTTTTTAGAAATGATTCAAAGACCAGATTTGCTTCTATCAAAACAACTGGAGATTATTGGCGAAGCTGCCTATCACCTCACAAAAGAAAAATACAGCGAGGTACAATGGCAACCCATCATTGCTCTGAGACATATTCTGGTACATGAATACTATGGAATTTAG
- a CDS encoding L-serine ammonia-lyase, with amino-acid sequence MEKISVFDMFKIGIGPSSSHTLGPWRAAQRWLQELQQQIDLQQVQAVEIHLYGSLALTGKGHGTDLAVMLGLSGQDPVSIPISRVHEIKQQIQKEHKLYLADQHEINFNPDQHIILLGAERLPEHANGMIFKAFTREKTIESTYYSVGGGFVKKANEQPDTSDTVQLPYPSQNGEELLQHCQSRQMRISDMVWANEQSWRSTEEVRSGLLQIWQVMLTSMYKGCYTEGTLAGGLNVKRRAAGMHRKLMGDLQFENSNDWLEEVKRRPNDFNAILKWIGCFAMAVNEENASFGRIVTAPTNGAAGVIPAVLMYYICFSEENVKEDDILNFLMVAGEIGTLFKKNATISAAMRGCQAEIGVSSAMAAAALTECLGGSVEQALMAAEIAMEHHLGLTCDPVGGLVQVPCIERNSMGAIKAITASRLALDSNPADACVSLDNIIKTMWETAKDMSHKYKETSQGGLAVNISVKMPEC; translated from the coding sequence ATGGAGAAGATCAGTGTATTTGATATGTTCAAGATTGGAATTGGTCCTTCCAGTTCCCATACTTTAGGTCCCTGGCGTGCGGCGCAACGCTGGTTGCAGGAACTTCAGCAGCAGATAGATTTGCAGCAAGTACAGGCCGTAGAGATACATCTGTATGGCTCTTTAGCACTTACTGGCAAAGGTCACGGTACCGATCTGGCGGTGATGCTGGGTCTAAGTGGGCAAGATCCGGTGAGCATTCCTATATCCCGGGTTCATGAAATCAAACAGCAGATTCAGAAAGAGCATAAGCTGTATCTTGCCGATCAGCATGAGATTAATTTTAACCCTGATCAGCACATCATTCTGTTGGGAGCAGAGAGGCTACCCGAACATGCCAATGGAATGATTTTTAAAGCTTTTACCCGAGAGAAAACTATAGAAAGTACTTACTACTCTGTAGGCGGAGGTTTTGTAAAAAAAGCCAACGAACAGCCGGATACTTCAGATACGGTTCAACTTCCTTATCCTTCGCAAAACGGAGAAGAACTTTTACAGCATTGTCAATCCCGGCAAATGCGGATTTCAGATATGGTCTGGGCCAATGAGCAATCCTGGCGTTCTACAGAAGAAGTTCGCTCCGGTTTGCTGCAAATCTGGCAGGTGATGTTGACCAGTATGTACAAAGGCTGCTACACAGAGGGAACACTGGCCGGAGGGTTGAACGTAAAACGCAGGGCTGCCGGTATGCACCGCAAATTGATGGGTGATTTACAGTTTGAAAATTCGAATGACTGGCTGGAAGAAGTGAAGCGTCGGCCTAATGATTTTAATGCGATTCTTAAATGGATTGGCTGCTTTGCCATGGCAGTCAATGAAGAAAACGCCAGCTTCGGACGGATCGTTACCGCACCTACCAATGGGGCTGCCGGAGTGATTCCTGCCGTGTTGATGTACTACATCTGTTTTTCAGAAGAAAATGTCAAAGAAGATGATATCCTCAACTTTCTCATGGTAGCCGGTGAAATTGGGACACTGTTCAAGAAAAACGCGACCATCTCTGCGGCGATGAGAGGTTGTCAGGCGGAGATAGGGGTATCTTCAGCTATGGCTGCCGCTGCGCTCACCGAATGCCTGGGAGGTAGTGTAGAACAAGCCTTGATGGCTGCTGAAATTGCAATGGAACACCACCTGGGACTGACCTGCGATCCGGTGGGAGGTCTGGTGCAAGTGCCCTGCATAGAGCGGAATTCTATGGGAGCCATCAAAGCCATCACTGCTTCCCGTCTGGCGCTGGACAGCAATCCGGCCGATGCCTGTGTGTCGCTGGACAACATCATCAAAACCATGTGGGAAACCGCCAAAGACATGAGCCACAAATACAAAGAAACCTCCCAGGGCGGCCTGGCCGTCAATATCTCGGTGAAGATGCCGGAGTGTTAG
- a CDS encoding sll1863 family stress response protein, translating into MSDPNKTGDQPKDRLQEIYAKVKEFEQKAKELRAELDEELNDLKEKDSKLYRSYEDLKFSSAAAFHDIRQGLEKAADVLHEAIKKARYHFK; encoded by the coding sequence ATGTCAGATCCAAATAAAACCGGAGATCAGCCTAAAGATAGATTACAGGAGATATATGCCAAGGTCAAAGAGTTTGAACAGAAGGCCAAAGAGCTAAGGGCTGAGTTGGATGAAGAACTGAATGATCTCAAAGAGAAAGACAGCAAACTCTACCGCAGCTACGAAGACCTGAAATTCTCCAGTGCAGCGGCCTTTCATGATATCCGCCAGGGCTTGGAAAAAGCTGCTGATGTATTGCATGAAGCCATTAAAAAGGCACGTTACCATTTTAAATAA
- a CDS encoding mechanosensitive ion channel family protein, with the protein MGSFIIIGMLFISPFQLIQDQTDSLQMRVPLPAYMTSPSGDAVTDVQQTAVQNETDSVASQVRIQTNTAILQADSILSGQKPLIEVPAEEEEESTPEALRNISLGKIFWSFIIFALGYLVIRFITHVLEIFSERSTSYRITLKGLVPVIRILGWIIFIFVIITGVIRPEIQAVLALTASVGVAVGFASQDILKNIFGGIVILLDTPFKVGDKIEIGSFYGEVVEIGLRSTRIVTPDDSLVSIPNGELMNQSVSNSNAGELNCQVVAEIYLPLDIDTVSVRKIAIEVAQTSKYVYLNKPITILFFNEIKERRSYLKMRVKAYVMDIRYEFTFKSELTEIVIRELLRQNIISRDDFK; encoded by the coding sequence ATGGGTTCCTTCATCATCATAGGAATGCTGTTCATCAGTCCTTTTCAACTGATTCAGGATCAGACGGATTCGCTTCAGATGCGTGTGCCTCTACCCGCCTATATGACTTCACCCTCTGGCGATGCTGTTACCGATGTTCAACAGACAGCAGTGCAAAATGAAACTGACAGTGTAGCTTCTCAGGTCCGGATACAGACCAATACGGCGATATTGCAAGCAGATTCTATCTTAAGCGGACAAAAGCCGTTGATAGAAGTTCCGGCGGAAGAAGAAGAGGAAAGTACTCCCGAAGCATTGCGAAATATTTCTCTGGGAAAAATATTCTGGAGCTTCATCATTTTTGCACTGGGGTATCTTGTCATCCGTTTTATTACGCATGTTCTGGAGATATTTTCAGAAAGGAGTACCAGTTATCGTATTACCCTCAAAGGGCTGGTACCGGTCATTAGGATTTTAGGTTGGATCATCTTCATTTTTGTCATCATTACCGGTGTGATACGGCCTGAGATACAGGCGGTACTGGCGTTAACCGCTTCGGTGGGCGTAGCAGTAGGCTTTGCTTCTCAGGATATACTCAAGAATATTTTTGGAGGTATTGTAATTCTGCTGGATACCCCTTTTAAAGTAGGCGACAAGATAGAAATCGGTTCATTCTATGGCGAAGTAGTAGAGATTGGCCTGCGTTCAACCCGGATTGTTACTCCCGATGATTCGCTGGTCTCTATTCCCAATGGAGAGCTGATGAACCAGTCGGTATCTAATAGCAATGCCGGAGAACTGAACTGCCAGGTGGTAGCAGAAATTTATCTTCCTCTGGACATTGATACGGTGAGTGTCAGAAAAATCGCTATAGAAGTAGCCCAGACTTCTAAATATGTTTATTTAAACAAACCTATTACTATCCTTTTTTTCAACGAGATCAAGGAGCGGAGGTCTTATCTGAAAATGCGGGTAAAAGCTTATGTAATGGATATACGCTATGAATTTACGTTTAAAAGTGAACTGACCGAGATCGTCATCCGTGAGTTATTAAGACAAAACATCATCAGCCGTGATGATTTCAAATGA
- a CDS encoding polyprenyl synthetase family protein, with protein MIPRVQAIVEQINRKLERHKFGEQPAELYEPIRYIMNLGGKRLRPLLALLAYQLYCDDESLDTVLEPALAVEVFHNFTLMHDDIMDQAPLRRGKPTVHKKWNENIAILSGDVMMVKAYDLLLGIDPKILPDVLRAFNRCAAEVCEGQQWDMNYENRSRVAEEEYLHMIRQKTAVLLGFSLQLGGMLANASAEDCQLLYDFGVNIGISFQLKDDLLDVYADQAKFGKRVGGDIIVNKKTFLLIKALEKANTEQRNELETWLNKEEFDKEAKVSAVKALYNALEIKQLTEQKMNEFFEQGLQKLEQINGNPDKKEILRQFAEQLMEREK; from the coding sequence ATGATACCAAGGGTGCAGGCAATCGTAGAACAAATTAACCGAAAATTAGAACGACATAAATTTGGAGAACAGCCTGCTGAGCTGTATGAACCCATAAGGTATATCATGAACCTGGGTGGAAAACGGCTCCGACCCTTACTTGCCCTCTTAGCTTATCAACTATATTGTGATGATGAAAGCCTGGATACTGTTCTGGAACCTGCCCTGGCGGTAGAGGTTTTTCATAACTTCACCTTGATGCATGATGATATCATGGATCAGGCTCCACTGCGCCGTGGCAAACCAACGGTACATAAAAAGTGGAACGAAAATATCGCTATTCTCTCCGGCGATGTGATGATGGTCAAAGCTTATGATCTCCTTCTGGGAATTGACCCCAAAATTCTGCCGGATGTGTTAAGGGCATTCAACCGGTGTGCGGCAGAGGTTTGCGAAGGACAGCAGTGGGATATGAACTATGAAAACCGTAGCCGGGTAGCTGAAGAAGAATACCTGCACATGATCCGACAAAAAACAGCAGTACTGTTGGGTTTTAGTCTACAATTGGGTGGAATGCTAGCCAATGCTTCTGCAGAGGATTGCCAGCTTTTGTATGATTTCGGTGTTAATATTGGGATCAGCTTTCAACTGAAAGATGATCTACTGGATGTATATGCTGACCAGGCAAAGTTTGGCAAGCGGGTAGGAGGGGATATCATTGTCAACAAAAAAACATTTTTGCTGATCAAAGCACTGGAAAAAGCCAATACAGAGCAGCGAAACGAATTGGAGACATGGTTAAACAAAGAAGAATTTGATAAAGAAGCAAAGGTAAGTGCCGTCAAAGCATTGTATAATGCACTGGAAATCAAACAGCTTACCGAACAGAAAATGAATGAGTTTTTTGAACAGGGTTTGCAGAAACTGGAACAAATCAATGGTAATCCCGATAAAAAGGAAATACTTCGTCAGTTTGCTGAACAGCTGATGGAAAGAGAAAAATAA
- the mog gene encoding molybdopterin adenylyltransferase, with protein MDHKPKSTDIKIGIINVSDRASKGIYEDVPGKAIVETLNDYLISPWEKVYAVIPDEQDQLEVRMKKMADEEGCCLIITSGGTGPAKRDVTPEATEAVCQKMMPGFGELMRQVSLQYVPTAILSRQTAGIRNQTLIVNLPGKPKAIRQCLDAVFPAIPYCIDLLEGPYLECNEEVIKPFRPNK; from the coding sequence ATGGATCACAAGCCAAAAAGCACTGACATTAAAATCGGTATCATCAACGTATCGGATCGTGCCAGCAAAGGAATTTATGAGGATGTTCCTGGTAAAGCCATTGTGGAAACTTTAAATGATTATCTCATTTCTCCTTGGGAGAAAGTATATGCGGTTATCCCCGATGAACAAGATCAGCTGGAAGTCAGGATGAAAAAAATGGCTGATGAAGAAGGCTGTTGTCTGATCATCACTTCCGGCGGCACTGGCCCGGCCAAACGGGATGTTACGCCCGAAGCCACCGAAGCCGTTTGTCAGAAGATGATGCCGGGTTTTGGCGAACTGATGCGTCAGGTGAGTTTGCAGTACGTGCCTACCGCTATCCTTTCCCGACAGACTGCCGGTATACGCAATCAGACTTTGATCGTCAACTTACCCGGTAAACCCAAAGCCATTCGTCAGTGCCTGGATGCTGTTTTTCCTGCGATTCCTTACTGTATAGATCTGCTGGAAGGCCCTTATCTGGAATGTAATGAAGAAGTGATCAAACCTTTCCGCCCGAATAAATAG
- a CDS encoding SGNH/GDSL hydrolase family protein: MKQIPLLLISGLLIIIQANAQDAKTTWDDTSDKTWPQAFTIVDIPSSADGSIQKARFYPTQQPTPQPLIISLHTWSGDYDQEDPLANEILLRKWNYIHPDFRGPNTRPEACGSELVIPDIEDAIRFAINQGKVDITEVHIIGVSGGGYATLLSFMKLRYPIKSFHAWASISDLEDWYWECKARDLKYAKHLEQVTTQSDQFDAEEARKRSPLYMAYPAAGRKDAQLTIYAGLHDGYTGSVPITHSINMYNKLLEEIYPGERYNQEKVSDKTIINLLSKRMQPAPDTSLYLGGRKVHLLRKTPRLSLLLFEGGHEMIVPQALSLLPINNTQVNQKLNILTIGDSNGAVEEGWPEQLRKLLPYSTIINTSISGNTIGFDNLDQEKLNSLKNIEDYLQTAVDSLTDQNLDYIILGLGTNDTKQIFAKRQDEVAENMETLIQKIQSYQAFPNQHTPEIIILTPPPMDESKINKEKYGGGDQRIRKNNKKFMKLAKEYDCTWVNSYALLEDNFSSSTTDGVHLNEKAQFRVAQQIINELNPSTPASSPTY; this comes from the coding sequence ATGAAGCAGATTCCCCTCCTATTGATTTCAGGCTTGTTGATCATCATTCAGGCAAACGCTCAGGATGCAAAGACAACCTGGGATGATACTTCAGATAAAACCTGGCCTCAGGCTTTTACCATAGTTGATATTCCTTCTTCTGCGGATGGAAGCATACAAAAAGCCAGGTTTTATCCTACTCAACAGCCAACACCTCAGCCCCTGATCATCTCCTTACATACCTGGAGTGGTGATTATGATCAGGAAGATCCCCTGGCAAACGAAATCCTGCTTCGCAAATGGAATTACATCCATCCGGACTTCAGAGGTCCTAATACCAGGCCAGAAGCATGCGGCAGTGAACTGGTTATACCTGATATAGAAGATGCCATCCGTTTTGCTATTAACCAGGGTAAAGTTGATATTACTGAAGTGCATATCATTGGCGTTTCAGGCGGTGGATATGCCACATTGTTGTCCTTTATGAAGCTGCGTTATCCGATCAAAAGCTTCCATGCCTGGGCATCAATTTCAGATTTGGAAGACTGGTATTGGGAATGCAAAGCACGAGACCTAAAGTATGCAAAACATCTGGAACAGGTCACTACGCAAAGTGATCAGTTTGATGCTGAAGAAGCCCGAAAAAGGTCTCCCTTGTATATGGCATATCCGGCGGCAGGGAGAAAAGATGCTCAACTTACTATTTACGCAGGTCTGCACGATGGCTATACAGGTTCGGTACCGATCACCCATTCCATCAATATGTATAACAAGTTGTTGGAAGAAATATATCCAGGAGAAAGGTATAACCAAGAAAAAGTGTCGGATAAGACCATCATCAATCTACTTTCCAAAAGGATGCAGCCAGCACCCGACACTTCACTTTATCTGGGAGGCAGAAAGGTACACCTACTCAGAAAAACTCCTCGCCTGTCACTGTTACTTTTTGAGGGTGGACACGAAATGATTGTACCCCAGGCCTTGAGCCTGCTGCCTATAAACAATACACAAGTCAATCAAAAGCTGAATATTTTGACCATTGGTGATTCCAATGGCGCAGTAGAAGAGGGATGGCCTGAGCAGTTGAGAAAGCTTCTGCCCTACTCAACGATCATCAACACCTCCATTTCGGGCAACACCATTGGTTTTGATAATCTGGATCAGGAAAAGCTGAATAGCCTGAAAAATATAGAAGATTATCTTCAAACTGCTGTTGATTCGCTTACTGATCAAAATTTGGATTATATTATTTTGGGGCTAGGTACCAACGACACTAAGCAAATTTTTGCTAAACGTCAGGATGAAGTAGCAGAAAATATGGAAACCCTGATTCAAAAAATTCAATCTTATCAGGCTTTTCCAAATCAGCATACACCTGAGATTATTATACTTACTCCTCCTCCGATGGATGAATCAAAAATTAACAAAGAAAAGTATGGTGGAGGAGATCAGCGTATCAGAAAGAATAACAAAAAGTTTATGAAGCTGGCAAAAGAGTACGATTGCACATGGGTAAATAGCTATGCTTTGCTGGAAGATAATTTTTCATCCTCAACGACTGATGGCGTTCATCTCAATGAAAAAGCTCAATTTAGAGTAGCACAGCAGATCATAAACGAATTGAATCCTAGCACTCCGGCATCTTCACCAACTTATTAA